Proteins from a genomic interval of Desulfurobacterium sp. TC5-1:
- the carB gene encoding carbamoyl-phosphate synthase large subunit — protein MPKRTDLKKIMIIGSGPIVIGQAAEFDYSGTQACKALREEGYEVVLVNSNPATIMTDPDISDRTYIEPLTVEAVEKIIRKEKPDALLPTVGGQTALNLAVELYESGVLEKHGVELIGANVEAIKKAEDRELFKAAMLKIGLDVPKSGFARSMEEAMEILEEVGLPAIIRPSFTLGGEGGGVAYNVEEFKEIVRKGLDASPITEVLIEESVLGWKEYELEVMRDLNDNVVIICSIENLDPMGVHTGDSITVAPAQTLTDKEYQILRDSAIKIIREIGVETGGSNVQFAVNPENGRVIVIEMNPRVSRSSALASKATGFPIAKIAAKLAVGYTLDELPNDITKKTPASFEPAIDYCVVKFPRWAFEKFPEADAVLTTTMKSVGEVMAIGRTFKEALMKAIRSLENGRYGLFLKGIDQVSRSELESKIAVPTPDRIWYIAEGFRRGMSIDEIYELSKIDRWFLHNIKQLVDLEKELVKYNVDTVPEELLKLAKKWGFSDIYLSKIWNVPQKTVREKREKVVPVLYKSVDTCAGEFEAYTPYYYSTYDGVECEAKPSDRKKVAVFGSGPNRIGQGVEFDYCCVHSVWALRELGYEAHMVNCNPETVSTDYDTSDKLFFEPLTLEDALNIVRKEGHEGVIVQFGGQTPLKLSVPFEREGVKILGTSSDSIDIAEDRERFRELLNRLGLKQPPSGIAHSLEEAERVAEEIGFPVLMRPSYVLGGRAMRIVDSMEELRNYMNEAVEVSEDKPVLIDKFLEDAVEFDVDAVCDGSRVVIGGVMEHIEEAGIHSGDSACVLPTFSVPKEIVEKMKDITRKIAVELKVKGLINIQFAVKDGEIYIIEVNPRASRTVPFVSKATGIPLAKIATKVALGKTLDELGVKEVEPPYYSVKEAVFPFNRFTKVDPVLSPEMKSTGEVMGIDEDLGTAFYKAQLAAGSRLPIDPSRGKVFVSVKDKDKPKVVNIVKELINIGFEIVSTEGTYRFLKEQELPVSIVYKIQEGRRPNIADMIKNNEIALIINTPTGSKSKRDAMSIRRLAVNYGIPYYTTIRGAEAAVMAIKSVREKNFDVKPLQEYHRF, from the coding sequence TTGCCAAAACGAACAGATCTTAAAAAAATCATGATAATCGGTTCCGGACCTATTGTGATAGGACAGGCTGCGGAGTTTGACTATTCCGGAACTCAAGCCTGTAAAGCTTTAAGAGAAGAAGGATACGAGGTTGTTCTCGTTAACTCGAACCCTGCAACGATTATGACCGATCCGGACATTTCCGATAGAACATACATTGAACCTCTTACGGTTGAGGCTGTTGAGAAGATAATCAGAAAGGAAAAACCTGACGCGTTACTTCCTACGGTTGGCGGTCAGACTGCCCTTAACCTTGCCGTTGAACTTTACGAGTCCGGCGTCCTCGAAAAACATGGCGTCGAGCTTATAGGTGCCAATGTTGAGGCCATTAAGAAGGCTGAGGATAGAGAACTGTTTAAAGCTGCAATGCTGAAAATAGGGTTAGATGTTCCCAAAAGTGGTTTTGCCCGTTCAATGGAAGAGGCAATGGAAATCCTTGAAGAGGTTGGACTCCCCGCAATCATAAGGCCATCATTCACACTCGGTGGTGAGGGCGGTGGTGTTGCCTACAACGTTGAAGAGTTTAAAGAAATTGTCAGGAAGGGACTTGATGCAAGCCCGATTACAGAGGTTCTCATAGAGGAGTCTGTTTTAGGCTGGAAAGAGTACGAATTGGAAGTTATGAGGGACTTGAACGATAATGTTGTTATTATCTGTTCCATTGAAAACCTTGACCCGATGGGGGTTCACACCGGTGATTCTATCACTGTTGCACCAGCCCAGACACTTACAGATAAGGAGTATCAGATTTTAAGGGACAGTGCCATAAAGATTATCAGGGAAATTGGCGTTGAAACTGGCGGATCTAACGTTCAATTTGCCGTGAATCCTGAAAATGGAAGGGTAATTGTTATCGAGATGAACCCGAGAGTTTCCCGTTCTTCAGCCCTTGCGTCAAAGGCTACAGGATTCCCTATCGCTAAAATTGCTGCAAAACTTGCCGTTGGCTACACACTTGATGAGCTTCCAAACGACATCACCAAAAAAACACCTGCATCTTTTGAACCTGCGATTGATTACTGCGTTGTTAAATTTCCAAGGTGGGCCTTTGAGAAATTCCCTGAAGCTGATGCTGTTTTAACTACCACTATGAAATCTGTCGGTGAAGTTATGGCTATCGGCAGAACGTTTAAAGAAGCCCTTATGAAAGCTATCCGTTCTCTTGAGAACGGAAGGTATGGTCTTTTCTTGAAAGGAATTGATCAGGTTTCCCGTTCTGAACTTGAGTCGAAGATCGCTGTTCCAACTCCTGACAGGATATGGTACATAGCGGAAGGTTTTAGAAGAGGAATGTCAATAGATGAAATTTACGAACTGTCAAAGATAGATAGATGGTTTTTACACAATATAAAACAGCTTGTTGACCTTGAAAAAGAGCTCGTCAAGTACAATGTTGACACTGTTCCTGAAGAGCTTCTTAAACTTGCCAAAAAGTGGGGATTTTCAGATATCTATCTTTCAAAAATCTGGAATGTACCTCAAAAAACAGTGAGGGAAAAGAGAGAAAAGGTTGTTCCGGTTCTTTACAAGAGTGTTGATACCTGTGCCGGCGAGTTTGAGGCTTACACACCTTACTACTATTCTACCTACGATGGGGTTGAGTGTGAGGCAAAACCTTCTGATAGAAAGAAGGTTGCCGTTTTTGGCTCAGGGCCCAACCGTATAGGTCAGGGTGTTGAGTTTGACTACTGCTGTGTTCACTCTGTTTGGGCTTTGAGAGAACTTGGTTATGAAGCCCACATGGTAAACTGTAACCCCGAAACTGTTTCAACAGATTACGATACGTCAGATAAACTCTTTTTTGAGCCGCTTACACTTGAAGATGCCCTAAACATAGTAAGAAAAGAAGGACACGAAGGAGTTATCGTTCAATTTGGCGGTCAAACGCCGTTAAAGCTTTCTGTTCCTTTTGAAAGAGAAGGTGTGAAAATTTTAGGTACAAGTTCTGACAGCATTGACATAGCCGAAGATAGAGAAAGGTTCAGGGAACTTCTCAACCGTCTTGGGTTAAAGCAGCCCCCTTCAGGCATTGCTCACTCCCTTGAAGAGGCAGAGAGAGTGGCTGAAGAGATTGGTTTTCCAGTTCTCATGAGACCTTCTTATGTGCTTGGCGGAAGGGCTATGAGAATCGTTGACAGCATGGAAGAGCTTAGAAATTACATGAACGAAGCAGTTGAAGTTTCCGAAGACAAGCCCGTTCTTATAGATAAGTTTTTAGAGGATGCCGTGGAGTTTGATGTTGATGCAGTTTGTGACGGAAGCAGGGTCGTTATCGGTGGCGTTATGGAACATATAGAGGAAGCCGGCATTCACTCTGGTGATAGTGCCTGCGTTCTACCAACGTTCTCTGTTCCGAAAGAAATTGTTGAGAAGATGAAAGACATAACAAGAAAAATAGCGGTTGAACTGAAAGTTAAAGGTCTAATAAACATTCAATTTGCCGTTAAAGATGGTGAAATATACATAATTGAAGTCAATCCAAGAGCTTCAAGAACTGTTCCTTTTGTAAGTAAGGCTACAGGTATTCCGCTTGCCAAGATAGCGACAAAGGTCGCCCTCGGTAAAACGCTTGACGAACTCGGTGTTAAGGAAGTTGAGCCTCCCTATTACTCTGTAAAAGAGGCCGTTTTCCCCTTTAACAGGTTCACAAAAGTTGATCCTGTCCTGTCACCGGAGATGAAATCTACCGGTGAAGTTATGGGTATCGATGAAGACCTTGGCACGGCGTTTTACAAGGCGCAGCTTGCCGCAGGTTCAAGGCTTCCGATAGATCCTTCCAGAGGGAAGGTCTTTGTAAGTGTGAAAGATAAGGACAAACCAAAGGTCGTGAATATTGTTAAAGAGCTTATAAATATCGGTTTTGAAATTGTTTCTACTGAAGGAACCTACAGGTTTTTAAAAGAACAGGAACTTCCCGTTTCCATAGTTTACAAGATCCAGGAGGGAAGAAGACCAAACATTGCCGATATGATAAAAAACAACGAGATTGCCCTCATTATCAATACGCCAACAGGATCAAAGTCAAAGAGAGACGCGATGAGCATAAGGCGGCTGGCAGTTAATTACGGAATTCCTTACTACACCACTATAAGAGGTGCCGAAGCAGCCGTCATGGCTATCAAGTCTGTAAGAGAGAAAAACTTTGACGTTAAGCCCTTACAAGAATATCATAGATTTTAA
- a CDS encoding DUF2905 domain-containing protein — protein sequence MEEIGKTLIVTGFFLALTGILLILISKMPGGLPIGRLPGDIYIKRDNFTFYFPITTSIILSILFSLILYLFSKH from the coding sequence ATGGAAGAGATCGGGAAAACTTTAATAGTAACGGGATTCTTCCTTGCACTGACCGGAATTCTTCTCATTCTGATTTCAAAAATGCCGGGAGGACTTCCGATCGGAAGGCTTCCCGGCGACATTTACATAAAGCGGGATAACTTCACTTTCTACTTTCCAATAACCACAAGTATAATACTCAGTATTCTCTTTTCACTTATTCTCTATTTGTTTTCAAAACATTGA
- a CDS encoding V-type ATP synthase subunit D: MKFTKSKTELLELKKDLKVMEEGKDILQHKRNVLIKEILKHLDRVEKARQELNIYVQKAYGMLKKAYMEEGKEAVKDEVEVTSLQGTVEAVEKSFIGIPVPSIKYQLNLEKFPIDAVSESIFVDLARTAFIDAVKKVMELSEMEIKAWKLAEELKKTVIRVNAVEKYYIPMYKKAIREIEAALEEQELEFLSTIKKLKERKTRASL; encoded by the coding sequence ATGAAATTTACCAAGAGCAAAACGGAACTGCTTGAGTTAAAAAAAGACCTCAAGGTAATGGAAGAGGGAAAGGATATTCTTCAACATAAAAGAAACGTTCTAATAAAAGAGATACTGAAGCACCTTGACAGAGTGGAAAAGGCAAGGCAGGAACTTAACATCTACGTTCAAAAAGCCTACGGAATGCTAAAGAAAGCCTACATGGAAGAGGGAAAGGAGGCTGTAAAGGATGAAGTTGAAGTGACATCACTTCAAGGAACAGTTGAAGCAGTTGAAAAAAGTTTTATCGGCATTCCTGTTCCGTCAATAAAATACCAGCTAAATCTTGAAAAATTCCCGATAGATGCCGTTTCGGAGTCCATATTTGTAGATCTTGCCAGGACTGCTTTCATAGACGCGGTGAAAAAGGTCATGGAGCTTTCCGAAATGGAAATAAAAGCGTGGAAGCTGGCCGAAGAGTTGAAAAAGACAGTCATAAGAGTTAATGCTGTTGAAAAGTACTACATTCCAATGTACAAAAAGGCAATTAGAGAGATAGAGGCAGCTTTGGAAGAACAAGAACTTGAATTCCTTTCCACCATAAAAAAGCTAAAAGAGAGAAAAACAAGAGCATCTCTGTAA
- a CDS encoding ATP synthase subunit C: MRRTAFRTILLVMFPVIAVAGDAMWAYISAAVSVACSTIAAGAAVGLVGSAAMGAIGEKPEISGKAIVFLGLAEGIAIYGLIIAILILGKVG; this comes from the coding sequence ATGAGGAGAACAGCGTTCAGGACAATCCTTTTAGTTATGTTTCCGGTGATAGCCGTGGCAGGTGATGCTATGTGGGCATACATATCAGCTGCCGTGTCGGTTGCATGTTCCACAATAGCTGCCGGAGCGGCCGTTGGGCTTGTCGGTTCAGCAGCAATGGGGGCAATAGGAGAAAAACCGGAAATTTCAGGGAAAGCAATTGTATTCTTAGGACTTGCGGAAGGTATTGCAATTTACGGACTCATCATTGCAATACTTATATTAGGGAAAGTGGGATGA
- a CDS encoding V-type ATP synthase subunit A → MAKITYISGPIVKAELEGESPKLLEVAYVGEDRLIGEIVSVKRSTITVQVYEATEGLKLGEPVALSGEMLKATLGPGLLGSIYDGIGRPLVKLGERIGRGASVYPLSKEKRWHFVPLLKKGDEVEEGDIFGYVEEGSIKHFLTVPCNTEGNIEKIREEGEYTIDEEILFLSDGTKLTMVQEWPVRFGRKYRKRLRPDTPLITGQRIIDFLFPIAKGGTASIPGGFGTGKTILQQTLAKWCDADIIVYIGCGERGNEMTEVLEEFPELEDPKTGKKLIERTILIANTSNMPVSAREASIYLGITIAEYFRDMGYHVALMADSTSRWAEAMRELSTRMGELPIEEGFPAYLSSRIAGVYERAGFVETVSGKVGSLSIIGAVSPPGGDFSEPVTRHTRRFTSVFWALDKELANARFYPAINYTQSYSAYGETVRVWWEEIYKEWYELRSWMMKLLQEDDKLQRIVKLLGSEALPEEQKLTVEIANLVKEVFLQQNAFDPVDAYCPPEKQISLAKALKSLYDWWQACLKEAAIPVKTLREQKIVEEIVKLRFLEAIPEDVEEKIESTYKNLIKIYSERER, encoded by the coding sequence ATGGCAAAAATTACATACATTTCCGGACCAATAGTAAAGGCAGAACTTGAAGGTGAATCGCCAAAGCTACTTGAAGTTGCCTATGTTGGTGAGGATAGACTTATAGGTGAGATAGTTTCCGTAAAGAGAAGCACGATAACCGTTCAGGTCTATGAAGCTACGGAGGGCCTTAAACTTGGCGAACCGGTAGCACTTTCGGGAGAAATGTTAAAAGCAACGCTTGGTCCCGGTCTGTTAGGTTCAATATACGATGGGATAGGAAGACCTTTAGTAAAGCTTGGTGAAAGGATAGGAAGGGGTGCTTCTGTCTATCCCCTCTCAAAAGAAAAGAGATGGCACTTTGTGCCTTTACTGAAAAAAGGTGATGAAGTAGAAGAGGGGGACATCTTTGGGTATGTTGAGGAAGGTTCAATAAAGCACTTTCTGACAGTTCCCTGCAACACTGAAGGGAACATAGAAAAAATAAGAGAAGAGGGTGAGTACACGATAGATGAAGAGATTTTGTTCCTTAGCGACGGAACGAAACTTACAATGGTACAGGAATGGCCTGTAAGGTTCGGGAGAAAATACAGAAAGAGACTGAGGCCGGACACGCCTCTCATAACCGGTCAGAGAATCATAGACTTTCTCTTTCCTATAGCAAAAGGGGGAACGGCCTCCATTCCCGGAGGATTTGGAACAGGAAAAACGATACTTCAACAGACGCTTGCAAAATGGTGCGATGCCGACATCATAGTTTACATAGGTTGCGGTGAGCGTGGAAACGAAATGACGGAAGTTCTTGAGGAATTTCCGGAGCTCGAAGACCCTAAAACGGGCAAGAAGCTTATAGAAAGAACAATACTCATCGCAAACACGTCAAACATGCCTGTGTCGGCAAGGGAAGCTTCCATATACCTTGGTATAACGATAGCCGAATACTTTAGAGACATGGGATACCACGTAGCTCTAATGGCAGATTCCACCTCGCGATGGGCAGAAGCTATGAGAGAACTATCTACAAGAATGGGGGAACTTCCGATAGAAGAGGGATTTCCAGCATACCTCTCATCCCGAATAGCTGGTGTTTACGAAAGAGCGGGTTTCGTTGAAACTGTTTCAGGAAAGGTTGGCTCCCTTTCTATAATTGGCGCTGTTTCACCGCCGGGAGGTGACTTTTCTGAACCTGTAACAAGGCACACAAGACGTTTCACAAGCGTCTTCTGGGCACTCGACAAAGAGCTTGCAAACGCGCGGTTCTATCCTGCAATCAACTATACTCAGAGTTACAGTGCCTACGGCGAGACGGTTAGAGTTTGGTGGGAAGAAATCTACAAGGAGTGGTACGAACTTAGAAGCTGGATGATGAAACTGCTGCAAGAAGATGACAAACTTCAAAGAATTGTAAAGTTACTGGGTTCCGAAGCACTACCGGAAGAGCAAAAACTAACGGTTGAAATAGCTAATTTAGTAAAAGAGGTTTTCCTGCAGCAAAATGCGTTTGATCCTGTAGATGCCTACTGTCCACCGGAGAAACAGATATCACTTGCTAAAGCCCTTAAAAGCCTGTACGATTGGTGGCAGGCCTGTCTGAAAGAGGCAGCAATTCCGGTCAAAACGCTGAGAGAACAAAAGATAGTTGAAGAAATCGTAAAACTCAGATTTTTAGAAGCAATTCCAGAAGATGTTGAGGAAAAAATAGAATCTACGTATAAAAATCTCATAAAAATTTACAGTGAGCGAGAAAGATGA
- a CDS encoding V-type ATP synthase subunit B: MIIEYEGAIGIKGSLLAFETVKGVSYGEKVFIRWKNKKLPGRVVELGEKVTLIEILGETEGIEVNTIRVRFTGKPFTIPVSERMLGRIFNAFGEPVDKLGSIVSSREEDINGKAINPAWRNFPNEFVHTGISAIDGLNTLVRGQKLPVFAVSGVPTDKLVAQLVRQIKIPGDNVKNAIVLGLIGIKYEVASNLIESIKGSGNFSQTAVFISLASESCVNNVLVPRAALTLSEFLAFEKEYDVVTILYDMTNYCDALREMSSRRDEIPGRKGYPGYMYSDLATIYERAGLIRGKKGSLTQIPVLTMPDDDITHPIPDLTGYITEGQIVLDRGLFKKGIYPPINVLPSLSRLMNQGITKLQRRWANQIYSAYARSKRVEMLAAIIGESELSDTDRKFLEFGRAFEKNFLTQSETEDRTLEETMKIGWQLLSLLPKAELTRLTEEDIVEYIK; encoded by the coding sequence ATGATTATAGAGTACGAAGGTGCAATAGGTATAAAAGGTTCTCTCCTTGCGTTTGAAACGGTAAAAGGTGTTTCTTACGGAGAAAAGGTTTTTATTCGCTGGAAAAACAAAAAGCTCCCCGGAAGGGTAGTTGAGCTTGGTGAAAAAGTGACGTTGATAGAGATATTGGGAGAAACGGAAGGTATAGAGGTAAACACAATCCGCGTTCGCTTTACCGGCAAACCCTTTACAATTCCCGTGTCTGAGAGAATGTTGGGAAGAATATTTAACGCTTTCGGTGAACCTGTTGACAAACTTGGCAGCATAGTCTCTTCAAGGGAAGAGGACATAAATGGCAAAGCTATAAATCCGGCGTGGAGAAATTTTCCAAACGAATTTGTTCATACGGGCATTTCGGCAATAGACGGGCTTAACACCCTGGTAAGAGGTCAAAAACTACCAGTATTTGCCGTTTCCGGCGTTCCAACCGACAAGTTGGTTGCACAACTTGTAAGACAGATAAAAATACCTGGAGACAATGTTAAAAACGCCATAGTTTTAGGGCTGATAGGAATAAAGTATGAAGTGGCAAGCAACCTCATAGAGAGCATAAAGGGAAGTGGAAACTTTTCTCAAACTGCTGTATTCATAAGTTTGGCAAGCGAATCTTGCGTAAATAACGTTCTTGTTCCGAGGGCTGCCCTGACGCTTTCGGAGTTTTTAGCATTTGAGAAGGAATACGATGTTGTAACGATCCTCTATGACATGACAAATTACTGCGATGCTTTGAGGGAAATGTCATCAAGGAGAGACGAAATACCTGGAAGGAAAGGCTATCCAGGATACATGTACAGCGATCTTGCCACAATATACGAAAGAGCAGGACTAATAAGAGGAAAAAAAGGTTCTCTAACGCAAATTCCTGTTCTTACGATGCCTGACGACGACATAACTCATCCAATTCCGGACTTAACGGGATACATAACAGAAGGACAGATAGTCCTTGACAGAGGACTGTTTAAGAAAGGAATATATCCTCCGATAAACGTTTTGCCTTCTCTTTCAAGGCTTATGAATCAGGGGATAACAAAGCTTCAGAGGCGCTGGGCAAACCAGATATACTCTGCCTACGCCCGCTCAAAACGTGTTGAGATGCTGGCGGCAATCATAGGCGAATCTGAACTAAGCGATACGGACAGAAAATTTCTTGAATTTGGCAGAGCTTTTGAGAAGAATTTCCTGACACAATCGGAAACCGAGGACAGAACGCTTGAAGAAACAATGAAAATTGGCTGGCAGCTTCTTTCCCTGCTTCCAAAAGCAGAACTAACCCGTCTCACGGAAGAAGACATAGTGGAGTATATAAAATGA
- a CDS encoding ABC transporter ATP-binding protein: MIEIKNLSIIYENFTIVEDVNLTVKKGERVGIVGESGSGKSVTALSVMKLLPGGFKVTGNVKVNHQDIYLLNERDLNSKIRWKTVSVIFQDPSSALNPLLKIGNQIEEAIIYHEGRRKNIRESVISLLRKAAIPDAEVKYESYPHQLSGGLKQRVMIAMAIACNPDFIIADEPTTALDKKTEREIIFLLNNLVKEENTGLLFISHDFDVISEITDRVYVMYAGYVMESGRTENILKTPFHPYTKGLIACIPKVEGKGKRKLPVLPGNVPDIKSKPSGCPFHPRCERAKEICKKELPEIKEINGRGVRCFFPIAGS, from the coding sequence ATGATTGAGATAAAGAATCTTTCCATAATCTACGAAAACTTCACAATCGTTGAAGATGTAAACCTTACAGTGAAAAAGGGAGAAAGAGTTGGGATAGTTGGAGAGAGTGGAAGCGGAAAATCGGTAACCGCTCTATCGGTAATGAAGCTTTTGCCTGGAGGCTTTAAAGTTACAGGAAACGTGAAAGTCAACCATCAGGATATTTACCTTTTGAACGAAAGGGATCTCAATAGCAAAATAAGGTGGAAAACCGTTTCAGTCATATTTCAGGATCCGTCCTCTGCTCTTAATCCCCTTCTGAAAATCGGCAATCAGATAGAAGAGGCAATTATCTACCACGAAGGCCGGAGAAAAAACATTAGAGAAAGCGTAATCTCGCTTCTCAGGAAGGCTGCCATACCAGATGCGGAGGTAAAGTACGAAAGTTATCCTCACCAGCTTTCAGGAGGACTGAAACAGAGGGTAATGATAGCCATGGCAATAGCCTGTAACCCGGATTTTATAATAGCTGACGAACCGACAACCGCCCTTGACAAGAAAACTGAGAGAGAAATTATTTTCCTTTTGAACAACCTTGTAAAGGAAGAAAATACGGGACTTCTATTCATATCCCACGACTTTGATGTCATCTCTGAAATAACCGACAGAGTTTACGTTATGTATGCCGGCTACGTAATGGAAAGCGGGAGGACAGAAAATATTCTTAAAACCCCTTTTCATCCCTATACGAAAGGACTTATAGCCTGCATTCCGAAAGTTGAAGGGAAGGGAAAGAGAAAACTGCCAGTCCTTCCCGGCAATGTACCTGACATTAAATCAAAACCTTCAGGCTGCCCGTTCCACCCAAGATGTGAAAGGGCAAAAGAGATTTGCAAAAAAGAACTTCCTGAAATCAAGGAGATAAACGGCAGGGGAGTTCGCTGCTTCTTTCCTATTGCTGGTTCATAA
- a CDS encoding polyphenol oxidase family protein, which translates to MKYEIFISEKPTDGREIEEIKGIPVIRPVQIHSSTVVFAGRRYSGRKGDAIVTDNRKVWVGVLSADCIPILVVARGMVAAIHAGWRGTLKGITFKTLKYIQTFTDVQKIIIGPGICNKCYEVGEDVYKLFNPHLRNRLFRPYGSKKYLFDLKKANTIQAKSAGVSVIEDLNLCTVCNNDRFYSFRKEKTEKRILSAIRLL; encoded by the coding sequence ATGAAGTATGAAATTTTTATATCGGAAAAACCGACTGATGGAAGGGAAATAGAAGAAATAAAAGGGATTCCCGTTATCAGGCCGGTTCAGATCCACAGCAGTACAGTGGTTTTTGCAGGTAGAAGGTATTCAGGAAGGAAAGGAGATGCGATTGTTACCGATAACAGGAAAGTATGGGTTGGGGTTTTGAGCGCAGATTGCATTCCCATCCTTGTCGTGGCAAGGGGCATGGTTGCAGCTATTCATGCCGGATGGCGAGGAACACTAAAAGGTATCACTTTCAAAACTTTAAAGTACATTCAGACTTTTACAGATGTTCAAAAAATCATAATAGGTCCCGGTATCTGCAACAAGTGCTATGAGGTAGGTGAAGATGTTTACAAGCTTTTCAACCCACATTTAAGGAACAGGCTTTTCAGACCTTATGGAAGCAAGAAATATTTGTTTGACCTTAAAAAGGCAAATACCATTCAGGCAAAGTCAGCAGGCGTAAGTGTTATAGAGGATTTAAATCTCTGCACCGTTTGTAATAACGATAGGTTTTACTCTTTCAGGAAAGAGAAGACAGAAAAGAGGATTCTATCTGCTATAAGGCTTTTATGA
- a CDS encoding V-type ATP synthase subunit F: MKIVFVGTEDECTGFKLAGLETAVAEDEASFRTVASEIITNPEVAVLVVSERFADAFDRELKKKLGKKALPAVVFVPSIDGTTSKQSLKEFLASVLGVRLQ, translated from the coding sequence ATGAAAATTGTATTCGTCGGAACAGAGGACGAATGTACCGGATTTAAACTTGCAGGACTTGAAACGGCGGTTGCTGAAGATGAAGCTTCATTTAGAACGGTTGCTTCGGAAATCATCACCAATCCAGAGGTGGCAGTACTTGTCGTATCGGAAAGGTTCGCAGATGCATTTGATAGAGAACTCAAAAAGAAATTGGGCAAAAAGGCATTGCCGGCGGTGGTATTTGTTCCGTCAATCGATGGAACAACATCAAAACAGAGTTTAAAGGAGTTTTTGGCCAGTGTACTCGGAGTCCGACTTCAGTAA